One part of the Eublepharis macularius isolate TG4126 chromosome 16, MPM_Emac_v1.0, whole genome shotgun sequence genome encodes these proteins:
- the LOC129344328 gene encoding receptor-interacting serine/threonine-protein kinase 2-like yields MSSRVPIVSPEDLESIALTRTGSGFILKAFHTPRNTDVILKLLTCKNPTDRDLKALLEEVAGIQQIHCERLMPSIGIYQFQGLLGVVTEWMHNGSLHALIHEHELYPDLPLPLCMRILTDVAEGLSHLHSLEPPILHRSLKPSNVLLDLEYRAKVSDYGFPTWRRQQLMSDLQNCNKSCWDLLYLSPEILQGGNFSQESDIYSFGMMCWETISRQKPLEGKKTLLEAVTSICSGVRPGLDPVFIPCDLPHRSRLLQLIALCWHQEPSYRPQAADCTASLQDVLGMFRKEMISDAIYSLIHAKDCATDAAKSPVSHGLETDLRNLEAIHPQNHNRPTKQITLKPECLPGTHLESDTHRQEKVVKQIPFATLPNITLEKGQPAGSSKGSNPRRSLPTLLTPDPSKKVNFPSRRKSEGWQQPPPLQGPHHSPSQDLCCQGSCCTILACGRETILSFMTEGRLNHILDVLRSRQILSKKDYETITSFPTVTSRARALLDTCLGLGERAAQTVVAVLSASKCSPLA; encoded by the exons ATGTCCAGTCGGGTACCCATCGTTTCCCCAGAGGATCTGGAGAGTATCGCCCTAACCAGGACAGGTTCTGGCTTCATTCTCAAAGCTTTCCACACACCTCGGAACACGGATGTCATCTTGAAGCTGTTGACTTGCAAGAACCCAACAGACAG AGACCTGAAGGCACTGCTTGAAGAGGTAGCTGGCATCCAGCAGATTCATTGTGAAAGACTCATGCCTTCCATTGGCATCTACCAGTTCCAAGGACTTCTCGGGGTGGTTACTGAATGGATGCACAACGGATCACTCCATGCCCTCATCCATGAG catGAACTCTATCCGGATCTGCCTCTTCCTTTGTGCATGAGGATCCTGACAGATGTAGCAGAAGGCCTCAGCCATCTACACAGTTTGGAGCCCCCCATCCTTCACCGCAGCCTGAAACCTTCCAATGTCCTCCTAGATCTTGAGTACAGAGCTAAG GTATCAGATTATGGCTTCCCCACCTGGCGAAGGCAGCAATTGATGTCTGACCTACAGAACTGCAACAAAAGTTGTTGGGATTTGCTTTACCTCTCCCCTGAAATACTCCAAGGAGGCAACTTCTCTCAAGAAAGTGATATTTACAG CTTTGGAATGATGTGTTGGGAAACCATAAGCAGACAGAAGCCGTTGGAAG GCAAGAAGACCTTGCTCgaagctgtgactagcatctGCAGCGGAGTCCGCCCTGGCCTTGACCCAGTTTTTATTCCCTGTGACCTCCCTCATCGAAGCAGACTGCTGCAGCTCATCGCTCTCTGCTGGCACCAAGAGCCCAGTTACAGGCCGCAGGCTGCAG ATTGCACAGCATCGCTACAGGATGTTCTTGGTATGTTTAGGAAGGAGATGATTTCTGACGCAATCTACAGTCTGATTCACGCCAAG GACTGTGCTACAGATGCTGCAAAAAGCCCGGTTTCTCATGGGCTTGAAACAGATTTGCGCAATTTGGAG GCAATTCATCCCCAGAACCACAACAGGCCCACCAAACAGATTACTCTGAAACCAGAATGCTTGCCAGGCACCCACCTTGAAAGCGACACACACAGGCAAGAAAAGGTCGTTAAGCAGATACCATTCGCCACCCTTCCTAATATAACCTTGGAAAAAG gtcagccagctggcagcAGCAAAGGATCAAACCCTCGCCGTTCGTTACCCACTCTTCTTACACCGGATCCAAGTAAAAAAGTCAACTTTCCCTCTCGCAGGAAGTCAGAAGGttggcagcagccacctcctctgcaggGACCCCACCACAGCCCTTCCCAAG ATCTGTGCTGCCAAGGAAGCTGCTGTACCATCCTGGCTTGTGGGCGAGAAACCATCTTGAGCTTTATGACGGAAGGGCGCCTGAACCACATCTTGGACGTCCTGCGCTCCCGGCAGATCTTATCCAAGAAGGACTATGAAACAATCACTTCGTTCCCCACTGTGACCAGTCGGGCGCGTGCTTTGCTGGACACTTGCCTAGGACTTGGGGAGAGAGCTGCCCAAACTGTTGTGGCTGTTTTGTCTGCCAGCAAGTGCAGCCCTTTGGCATGA